Proteins encoded together in one Shewanella acanthi window:
- the nlpI gene encoding lipoprotein NlpI: MSLKIRTAVVAVLAGASLMLAGCATTGSPLDNRNDVEGKLVIAPVMPDYKVEVTLAKLNEILSAVELTNEQRARFHYDRGVIYDSVGLRLMARIDFMQALKLQPDLADAYNFLGIYFTQEGEYDSAYEAFDGVLELSPNYDYAYLNRGIALYYGGRTDLAVKDMQAFYAGDNKDGYRALWLYLIQAKDNAEEAKSQLTLHHKTLEADAWSTVIVDYYLGTKSRDDVFAAAKLGLTHPKEYAERLCEAYFYLGKMAVTNKQFQDAANYFRLALATNIYDFVEHRYARVELAKVKDLIEQSQVAKSSN, from the coding sequence ATGAGTCTGAAAATTAGAACTGCTGTTGTTGCAGTGCTGGCAGGAGCAAGCTTGATGTTGGCTGGTTGTGCGACCACTGGCTCTCCCTTGGACAACCGCAATGATGTTGAAGGTAAATTGGTGATAGCACCAGTGATGCCCGACTACAAAGTGGAAGTCACGCTTGCCAAACTCAACGAGATTCTATCGGCGGTTGAACTGACCAATGAGCAGAGAGCCCGCTTCCATTACGACCGAGGTGTTATCTACGATAGTGTAGGTTTACGACTAATGGCGCGTATTGATTTCATGCAGGCGTTAAAATTGCAACCCGATTTAGCCGATGCCTATAATTTCTTAGGTATTTATTTTACTCAAGAAGGTGAGTACGACAGTGCTTATGAGGCCTTTGATGGGGTGTTAGAACTGTCACCCAATTATGATTACGCCTATTTAAATCGCGGTATTGCCCTTTATTATGGTGGACGCACCGATCTGGCTGTGAAAGATATGCAGGCGTTTTATGCCGGTGATAACAAAGACGGATACCGTGCGCTGTGGCTTTATCTTATCCAGGCAAAGGACAATGCTGAAGAAGCTAAGAGTCAGCTAACACTGCACCATAAAACGCTTGAAGCCGATGCTTGGTCAACTGTAATTGTGGATTATTATCTCGGCACAAAAAGTCGTGATGATGTATTTGCAGCGGCCAAGTTAGGCCTGACCCATCCCAAAGAATATGCAGAAAGATTATGTGAAGCGTATTTTTATCTTGGCAAAATGGCGGTCACTAATAAGCAGTTTCAGGATGCCGCTAATTACTTCCGCTTAGCACTTGCGACGAATATCTATGATTTTGTCGAGCACAGATATGCTCGAGTTGAATTAGCTAAAGTCAAAGATTTGATTGAACAATCCCAAGTCGCAAAATCAAGCAACTAA
- the prfC gene encoding peptide chain release factor 3 translates to MSGNKVEVDKRRTFAIISHPDAGKTTITEKVLLFGNALQKAGTVKGKKSGQHAKSDWMEMEKDRGISITTSVMQFPYGNALVNLLDTPGHEDFSEDTYRTLTAVDSCLMVIDSAKGVEDRTIKLMEVTRLRDTPIVTFMNKLDRDIRDPIELMDEVEDVLNIACAPITWPIGCGKEFKGVYHILRDEVVLYQSGMGHTIQERRVIEGIDNPELDKAIGSYADDLREEMELVRGASNEFDHEAFLKGELTPVFFGTALGNFGVDHILDGIVEWAPKPQARESDARVVLPEEEKFTGFVFKIQANMDPKHRDRVAFMRVCSGRYEQGMKMHHVRIGKDVNVSDALTFMAGDRERAEVAYPGDIIGLHNHGTIRIGDTFTQGEKFRFTGVPNFAPEMFRRIRLRDPLKQKQLLKGLVQLSEEGAVQVFRPLDSNDLIVGAVGVLQFEVVVGRLKSEYNVEAIYEGISVSTARWVYCKDERKLEEFRRKCSANLALDGGDNLTYIAPTMVNLNLSMERYPDIQFAKTREH, encoded by the coding sequence ATGTCAGGCAATAAAGTAGAGGTCGATAAACGTCGCACATTTGCGATTATTTCGCATCCCGACGCGGGTAAAACCACCATTACCGAAAAAGTACTGTTATTCGGAAACGCATTGCAAAAGGCGGGAACCGTTAAGGGTAAAAAATCGGGTCAACACGCTAAGTCTGACTGGATGGAAATGGAAAAAGACCGTGGTATTTCGATCACGACCTCTGTTATGCAATTTCCCTATGGCAATGCTCTGGTAAACCTGCTCGACACTCCTGGTCACGAAGATTTTTCTGAAGATACCTACCGTACGCTGACCGCCGTAGACTCTTGTCTGATGGTGATTGACTCTGCAAAGGGTGTTGAAGACCGTACCATCAAATTAATGGAAGTAACCCGTCTGCGTGATACGCCGATCGTGACTTTCATGAACAAACTCGACCGCGATATTCGCGACCCAATCGAGTTGATGGATGAAGTTGAAGACGTACTCAATATTGCCTGTGCGCCGATTACTTGGCCGATTGGCTGCGGTAAAGAGTTCAAGGGCGTTTACCACATTCTGCGTGACGAAGTAGTGCTCTACCAAAGCGGTATGGGACACACCATTCAAGAGCGTCGCGTGATTGAAGGCATCGATAATCCAGAGCTGGATAAAGCGATTGGTAGCTATGCTGACGATCTACGTGAAGAAATGGAATTGGTGCGTGGCGCATCGAATGAATTCGACCATGAGGCCTTCCTAAAAGGTGAACTAACGCCGGTATTCTTCGGTACGGCATTAGGTAACTTTGGTGTCGATCATATCCTTGACGGTATTGTTGAGTGGGCACCAAAACCTCAGGCTCGTGAGAGTGATGCTCGTGTGGTATTGCCTGAAGAAGAAAAATTCACTGGTTTTGTGTTCAAAATCCAAGCGAACATGGATCCCAAACACCGTGACCGCGTTGCCTTTATGCGTGTTTGTTCAGGCCGCTATGAGCAGGGCATGAAGATGCACCATGTGCGTATCGGTAAAGATGTGAACGTGAGCGATGCTTTAACCTTTATGGCGGGTGACCGTGAACGCGCCGAAGTTGCGTACCCGGGCGATATCATTGGATTGCATAACCATGGCACCATTCGTATTGGTGACACCTTTACTCAGGGTGAAAAATTCCGCTTCACTGGCGTGCCAAACTTTGCGCCTGAAATGTTCCGCCGAATTCGTCTGCGCGATCCGCTTAAGCAAAAACAATTGCTTAAGGGCTTAGTACAGTTATCAGAAGAAGGTGCGGTGCAGGTGTTCCGTCCGCTGGATTCGAACGATTTAATCGTGGGCGCCGTAGGGGTACTGCAGTTTGAAGTAGTCGTTGGCCGCTTGAAGAGTGAATATAACGTTGAAGCGATTTACGAAGGTATTAGCGTTTCAACCGCTCGTTGGGTTTACTGTAAAGATGAGCGTAAGCTTGAGGAGTTCCGCCGTAAGTGCAGTGCTAACTTGGCACTCGATGGTGGTGACAACTTAACCTATATTGCGCCGACCATGGTTAACCTGAATCTTTCGATGGAAAGATACCCAGATATCCAGTTCGCGAAGACCCGCGAGCACTAA
- a CDS encoding TatD family hydrolase has protein sequence MLDTHAHIDFPEFDADRDQVVERMQQVGITNLIIPGVSPAHWAKQLAVAAQYQHYFALGIHPWFIPKECKKALTDLREQVELAKGNHRFVAIGECGLDKRHSENWDRQVAVFESQLILAKEVNLPVIVHSVKAHTEIIALLKRHNLSRGGVIHAFSGSPETAQEYLKLGFKLGIGGLIMNPNAKKLLKTIAELPLNSFLLETDSPSMTPINVAETRNQPANAVLFLDKMATLQKKSSVLISEHLVLNAVQLFNL, from the coding sequence ATGCTAGATACCCACGCCCATATCGATTTTCCTGAATTTGATGCCGACCGTGATCAAGTCGTTGAACGTATGCAGCAGGTAGGCATTACAAATCTGATTATACCAGGCGTTTCCCCTGCACATTGGGCCAAGCAACTTGCAGTTGCCGCACAATACCAACATTACTTTGCCCTAGGAATTCATCCTTGGTTCATCCCCAAGGAGTGTAAAAAAGCATTAACCGATTTACGTGAACAGGTTGAACTTGCTAAAGGAAATCATCGTTTTGTCGCGATTGGCGAATGCGGGCTTGATAAACGCCATAGTGAAAACTGGGATAGACAAGTTGCTGTTTTCGAATCGCAACTCATTCTTGCTAAAGAAGTTAACTTACCGGTAATTGTCCACAGTGTTAAAGCCCACACTGAAATCATTGCATTGTTGAAGCGCCACAATTTATCGCGCGGTGGCGTTATTCATGCTTTTTCTGGTAGTCCAGAAACTGCTCAAGAATACCTTAAACTCGGTTTTAAGCTCGGTATTGGTGGACTCATCATGAATCCTAATGCCAAAAAGCTACTTAAAACCATTGCTGAACTCCCCCTGAACAGTTTCCTACTTGAGACTGATTCTCCCTCCATGACCCCAATTAATGTTGCCGAAACCCGCAATCAGCCCGCGAATGCTGTGCTTTTTTTAGACAAAATGGCGACTTTGCAAAAAAAATCTAGTGTTCTAATATCAGAACACTTGGTCTTGAATGCGGTGCAACTGTTTAACCTTTAA
- a CDS encoding NupC/NupG family nucleoside CNT transporter, with the protein MNILMSLVGVVVLLGIGFLLSNNKKAISVRTVGGALAIQAAFGGFVLWVPVGKDILKSVSDAVSSVIGYAQNGIGFLFGDLANFKLGFIFAVNVLPVIVFFSSLIAVLYYLGVMQWIIRIIGGGLQKALGTSRTESMSATANIFVGQTEAPLVVRPFIPTMTQSELFAIMVGGLASIAGSVLAGYAQMGVPIEYLVAASFMAAPGGLLMAKLMHPETDVAKNDMEELPEDPDKPANVLDAAAAGASSGMHLALNVGAMLLAFVGLIAMINGIIGGVGGWFGVEGLTLELILGYIFMPLAFLIGVPWNEALVAGSFIGQKIVVNEFVAYLNFAPYLKDIADGGMVVAETGLAMSDRTKAIISFALCGFANLSSIAILLGGLGAMAPNRRHDLAKLGIRAVIAGSLANLMSATIAGLFLAI; encoded by the coding sequence ATGAATATATTGATGAGCTTAGTAGGGGTGGTCGTCCTACTTGGGATAGGTTTCCTCCTATCTAATAACAAGAAAGCAATTAGTGTCCGTACAGTGGGTGGCGCTTTAGCAATTCAAGCTGCCTTCGGTGGTTTTGTACTGTGGGTTCCAGTAGGTAAAGACATTCTGAAAAGCGTGTCTGATGCCGTATCAAGTGTAATTGGCTATGCCCAAAACGGTATTGGCTTTCTATTTGGTGATCTGGCCAACTTCAAACTGGGCTTTATCTTCGCGGTAAACGTTCTTCCAGTTATCGTGTTCTTCTCGTCTCTGATTGCAGTGCTTTACTACTTAGGCGTAATGCAGTGGATTATCCGTATCATAGGTGGTGGTCTGCAAAAAGCCCTAGGTACTAGCCGTACTGAGTCTATGTCTGCTACTGCAAACATCTTCGTAGGTCAAACAGAAGCGCCATTAGTGGTTCGTCCGTTCATTCCAACTATGACTCAATCAGAACTGTTTGCGATCATGGTAGGTGGTCTTGCCTCTATTGCTGGTTCTGTACTGGCTGGTTACGCGCAGATGGGTGTACCTATCGAATACTTAGTTGCGGCATCTTTCATGGCGGCACCAGGTGGTCTGTTAATGGCCAAGCTGATGCACCCAGAAACTGACGTTGCTAAAAACGATATGGAAGAGTTACCAGAAGATCCTGATAAGCCAGCTAACGTATTAGACGCTGCAGCAGCGGGTGCTTCATCTGGTATGCATTTAGCACTAAACGTAGGTGCAATGCTGTTAGCTTTCGTTGGTTTAATCGCCATGATCAACGGCATCATTGGTGGTGTAGGTGGCTGGTTCGGTGTTGAAGGTTTAACCCTTGAACTGATCCTGGGCTACATCTTCATGCCTTTAGCATTCTTAATCGGTGTACCTTGGAACGAAGCGCTGGTAGCGGGTTCTTTCATCGGTCAAAAAATCGTCGTTAACGAATTTGTTGCTTACCTGAACTTTGCTCCATACCTGAAAGACATCGCCGATGGCGGTATGGTGGTTGCTGAAACTGGTCTGGCAATGAGCGACAGAACTAAAGCGATTATTTCGTTCGCACTGTGTGGTTTCGCAAACTTATCGTCTATTGCGATTCTGCTGGGTGGTTTAGGTGCTATGGCGCCAAACCGTCGCCATGACTTAGCTAAATTAGGTATCCGTGCCGTTATTGCCGGCTCTTTAGCTAATTTAATGAGCGCAACAATTGCAGGCCTGTTCTTAGCTATCTAA
- a CDS encoding outer membrane protein OmpK has protein sequence MKNVKSYALAATAIAAMSGNAFAADRTDLHGTDYKWMQFNAMYSIGEKPDNPASGDQHNYLEMEFGGRSGVFDLYGYVDVFNLANENTKDGDKNPGSGTSKLFMKFAPRVSIDALTGKDLSFGPVQEVYFSTLFNWDGLNGEGVNSTFWGVGADVNVPWLGKTGMNLYGYYDMNAKEWNGYQFSANWFKPFYFFDNKSFLSFQGYLDWQFGADATDDLFVPKTSNGGNIFFGLYWHSDRYALGYGLKGFKDVYLLEDKGGIVGLESTGWSHYLSATYKF, from the coding sequence ATGAAAAACGTAAAATCTTATGCTTTAGCTGCAACTGCTATCGCTGCAATGTCTGGCAATGCGTTCGCTGCAGATCGTACCGATCTCCACGGCACTGATTATAAGTGGATGCAATTCAACGCCATGTACTCAATTGGTGAAAAGCCAGATAACCCAGCTTCTGGTGACCAGCATAACTACTTAGAAATGGAGTTCGGTGGCCGTTCTGGTGTTTTCGATCTCTATGGTTATGTTGACGTATTCAACTTAGCTAACGAAAACACTAAAGATGGTGACAAGAACCCAGGTTCTGGCACGAGCAAACTATTCATGAAGTTTGCTCCACGTGTTTCTATCGATGCATTAACTGGCAAAGATTTATCTTTCGGTCCAGTTCAAGAAGTTTACTTCTCTACTTTGTTCAACTGGGACGGTTTGAACGGTGAAGGCGTTAACTCTACTTTCTGGGGTGTGGGCGCTGACGTAAACGTACCTTGGTTAGGCAAAACGGGCATGAACCTTTACGGTTACTACGACATGAACGCTAAAGAGTGGAATGGTTACCAATTCTCTGCAAACTGGTTCAAGCCTTTCTACTTCTTCGACAACAAGAGCTTCCTGTCATTCCAAGGTTACTTAGATTGGCAGTTCGGTGCAGATGCGACTGATGACCTGTTTGTTCCAAAGACATCAAACGGCGGTAACATCTTCTTCGGTCTATACTGGCACTCTGACCGCTACGCTCTGGGTTACGGCCTGAAAGGCTTCAAAGACGTTTATCTGTTAGAAGATAAAGGCGGTATCGTTGGTTTAGAATCAACAGGTTGGTCACACTACCTGTCTGCTACTTATAAGTTCTAA
- the deoC gene encoding deoxyribose-phosphate aldolase produces MTDLKKAAQRAIELMDLTTLNDDDTDQKVIDLCHKAVTPAGNTAAICIYPRFIPIARKTLEELGADDVQIATVTNFPHGNDDIAIAVLETRAAVAYGADEVDVVFPYRALMEGNETVGFELVKACKEACGDVLLKVIIESGVLADPALIRRASELSIDAGADFIKTSTGKVPVNATIEAAEIMLTVISEKNTKVGFKPAGGVRDAAQAAEFLGVAERILGADWVSPRTFRFGASSLLNSLLHTLELADAPKPAQGY; encoded by the coding sequence ATGACTGATTTAAAAAAGGCAGCACAACGCGCCATCGAATTAATGGATTTAACCACATTAAATGATGACGATACCGATCAGAAAGTGATCGACCTATGCCACAAAGCAGTAACTCCCGCTGGCAATACCGCTGCCATCTGCATTTATCCCCGTTTTATTCCCATTGCTCGCAAAACCCTAGAAGAATTAGGGGCAGACGATGTTCAAATTGCTACCGTGACTAACTTCCCACACGGTAATGATGATATCGCTATCGCGGTGTTAGAAACCCGTGCAGCGGTTGCATATGGCGCAGATGAAGTTGACGTAGTGTTCCCATACCGCGCCCTGATGGAAGGCAATGAAACAGTCGGTTTTGAGCTAGTCAAGGCCTGTAAAGAAGCCTGTGGCGATGTATTACTAAAAGTGATTATCGAGTCAGGTGTTCTAGCAGACCCTGCTTTAATCCGCCGTGCATCTGAGCTGTCTATCGATGCGGGTGCTGACTTTATCAAGACGTCTACAGGTAAAGTGCCTGTTAACGCAACGATTGAAGCGGCTGAAATTATGCTGACTGTGATTAGCGAAAAGAACACCAAAGTGGGCTTTAAGCCAGCGGGTGGCGTACGTGATGCTGCTCAAGCCGCTGAGTTTTTAGGTGTTGCTGAGCGTATTTTGGGCGCCGATTGGGTTAGCCCTCGTACCTTCAGATTCGGTGCTTCAAGCCTACTAAACAGCCTGTTACACACCCTTGAACTGGCTGACGCGCCCAAACCTGCTCAAGGTTATTAA
- the deoA gene encoding thymidine phosphorylase, producing the protein MFLAQEIIRKKRNGLALTTEEIQFFVNGITTQAVSEGQIAALGMAVYFNDMNMDERIALTTAMRDSGTVLNWDALNLNGPIVDKHSTGGVGDVISLMLGPMIAACGGYVPMISGRGLGHTGGTLDKFDAIPGYQTEPSSELFRKVVKEVGVAIIGQTGDLVPADKRFYSIRDNTATVESISLITASILSKKLACSLDALAMDVKVGSGAFMPTYEASEELARSIAAVANGAGTKTTALLTDMNQVLASCAGNAVEVKEAIDFLTGAYRNPRLYAVTMGLCAEMLLLGGLASDEAQARQKLSHVLDNGRAAEIFAKMVAGLGGPIDFVENYTKYLPESQIIRPVFADKAGYAFSMDTRELGLAVVSLGGGRRKPGDSLDYSVGLTQVCALGDKIDSHTPIAMIHAQSETAFAEAEKAVKNAIHIGETAPEKTPEIYAYIRAADL; encoded by the coding sequence ATGTTTCTAGCTCAAGAAATTATTCGTAAGAAACGCAATGGGTTAGCCTTAACAACTGAAGAGATTCAGTTCTTTGTTAACGGTATCACCACCCAGGCGGTTTCCGAAGGGCAAATTGCAGCCCTTGGGATGGCGGTATACTTCAATGACATGAATATGGACGAAAGGATTGCGTTGACCACAGCTATGCGCGATTCGGGTACAGTGCTCAATTGGGACGCGTTAAACCTTAATGGTCCGATTGTCGATAAGCACAGCACCGGTGGTGTGGGTGATGTAATCAGTCTGATGCTTGGCCCAATGATCGCCGCTTGCGGTGGTTATGTGCCGATGATTTCAGGCCGTGGCCTTGGCCATACCGGCGGCACACTTGATAAATTTGATGCGATTCCAGGTTATCAAACCGAGCCTTCGAGCGAACTCTTCCGTAAAGTCGTTAAAGAAGTGGGTGTTGCTATTATTGGTCAAACGGGGGATTTGGTGCCTGCCGATAAGCGCTTCTATTCAATCCGTGACAATACTGCGACAGTCGAATCGATTTCCCTGATCACTGCCTCGATTCTTTCTAAAAAATTAGCCTGTAGCCTCGATGCCTTAGCGATGGATGTGAAGGTCGGTAGCGGCGCCTTTATGCCAACCTACGAAGCTTCCGAAGAATTAGCCCGTAGTATCGCCGCAGTGGCAAACGGTGCAGGCACTAAAACCACAGCATTACTGACCGACATGAACCAAGTGCTAGCATCTTGTGCGGGTAATGCAGTAGAAGTGAAAGAAGCCATCGACTTCCTAACGGGCGCTTACCGTAACCCTCGTTTATATGCAGTCACTATGGGGTTGTGCGCTGAGATGTTACTCCTTGGTGGTTTAGCGTCTGATGAAGCGCAGGCGCGTCAAAAGTTAAGCCATGTGCTGGATAACGGCCGCGCGGCAGAGATTTTTGCCAAGATGGTTGCAGGTCTCGGTGGCCCTATCGATTTTGTCGAAAACTACACTAAATACTTACCAGAGTCGCAAATTATCCGTCCGGTGTTTGCCGATAAAGCGGGCTATGCCTTCAGCATGGATACTCGAGAGCTCGGGCTTGCTGTGGTGTCTTTAGGTGGTGGTCGCCGTAAACCCGGCGATTCACTCGACTACAGCGTGGGTCTGACCCAAGTTTGTGCCCTTGGCGATAAGATTGATAGTCATACGCCAATTGCGATGATCCATGCCCAATCCGAAACGGCCTTCGCAGAAGCAGAAAAAGCCGTTAAGAATGCGATTCACATCGGTGAAACCGCTCCAGAAAAAACACCTGAGATCTACGCTTATATCCGCGCGGCGGATCTTTAA
- a CDS encoding phosphopentomutase, with amino-acid sequence MKRTVIMMLDSFGVGAASDAAKFGDVGSDTFGHIAKACAEGKADIGREGPLKLPNLARLGLAHAAMESTGAFAPGFSDNVDLMGAYGYAQELSSGKDTPSGHWEMAGVPVLFDWGYFSEHHNSFPKELTDKILARAELDGFLGNCHASGTTILEELGEEHMRTGQPIFYTSADSVFQIACHEGTFGLENLYRLCEIAREELEPYNIGRVIARPFDGTNASDFARTGNRKDYSLEPPAKTVLDKMKEAGGEVVSVGKIADIYAYCGITKKVKANGLADLFDATLEEVKAAGENTIVFTNFVDFDSHYGHRRDVAGYAKGLEYFDSRLPEILALLDEDDLLILTADHGCDPTWEGTDHTREYVPVLAYGAGLKAGSLGRRHSFADIGQSIASFHKLEPMEYGESFIQ; translated from the coding sequence ATGAAACGTACAGTAATTATGATGTTAGATTCCTTCGGCGTCGGTGCTGCGAGTGATGCTGCCAAGTTCGGGGATGTGGGTTCTGACACCTTTGGGCATATCGCCAAGGCATGTGCTGAAGGTAAGGCCGATATCGGCCGTGAAGGTCCGTTAAAGTTACCAAATTTGGCGCGTCTTGGGTTAGCCCATGCGGCAATGGAAAGCACGGGCGCCTTTGCGCCAGGTTTTAGCGATAACGTTGATTTAATGGGCGCCTATGGTTACGCCCAAGAGTTAAGCTCTGGCAAAGATACCCCAAGCGGTCACTGGGAAATGGCCGGAGTGCCTGTTTTGTTCGACTGGGGGTATTTCAGCGAACACCATAATTCTTTCCCTAAAGAACTGACTGACAAAATTTTAGCCCGTGCAGAACTTGATGGCTTTTTAGGTAACTGCCACGCATCTGGTACTACAATTCTTGAGGAATTGGGTGAAGAACATATGCGTACCGGTCAGCCGATTTTCTACACATCAGCAGACTCGGTTTTCCAAATTGCCTGCCACGAAGGCACTTTCGGTTTAGAGAATCTCTATCGTCTGTGTGAAATCGCCCGTGAAGAATTAGAGCCGTACAACATTGGTCGCGTGATTGCGCGCCCCTTCGACGGTACTAACGCCAGTGATTTTGCCCGTACCGGTAATCGTAAGGATTATTCACTTGAGCCACCAGCGAAGACGGTTCTGGATAAAATGAAAGAGGCCGGCGGTGAAGTGGTTAGCGTAGGTAAGATTGCCGATATTTACGCTTATTGCGGTATTACCAAAAAGGTGAAGGCAAACGGTTTAGCGGATTTATTCGACGCAACCCTAGAGGAAGTGAAAGCGGCGGGTGAGAACACTATCGTCTTCACTAACTTTGTGGATTTCGACTCCCACTATGGTCACCGTCGCGATGTCGCAGGTTATGCTAAAGGCCTTGAGTATTTCGATAGTCGTTTACCTGAAATCCTTGCGCTGCTCGATGAAGATGACCTGCTGATTTTAACCGCAGATCATGGCTGTGACCCAACGTGGGAAGGTACAGATCATACCCGTGAATACGTGCCAGTACTGGCCTACGGTGCCGGTCTTAAAGCCGGTTCGCTCGGTCGTCGTCATAGCTTTGCCGATATCGGCCAGTCGATTGCGAGCTTCCATAAGCTTGAGCCAATGGAATACGGTGAATCGTTCATTCAATAA
- the deoD gene encoding purine-nucleoside phosphorylase: protein MATPHINAVEGAFAETVLFPGDPLRAKYIAETFLENVEQVTDVRNMLGFTGTYKGKRVSVMGSGMGIPSCSIYATELIKDYGVKNLIRVGTCGAISSDVKVRDVIIGMGACTDSQVNRLRFKGQDFAAIADYDLMSAVIDSAKAAGTKIRVGNVFSADLFYTPDPQMFDVMEKMGVLGVEMEAAGLYGVAHEFGARALCVVTVSDHIRTGEKTTSDERQTTFNDMITMTLDAVVTL from the coding sequence ATGGCAACACCACATATTAATGCAGTAGAAGGTGCATTCGCTGAGACAGTTCTGTTCCCAGGGGATCCATTACGTGCAAAATACATTGCTGAAACCTTCCTTGAGAACGTTGAGCAAGTGACTGACGTGCGTAACATGCTTGGCTTTACGGGTACTTACAAAGGTAAGCGTGTCTCAGTTATGGGTTCAGGCATGGGTATTCCTTCATGCTCAATCTATGCTACTGAGTTAATCAAAGACTACGGCGTGAAGAACCTGATCCGTGTGGGTACCTGTGGTGCGATCAGCAGCGATGTTAAAGTCCGTGACGTGATCATCGGTATGGGTGCATGTACCGATTCTCAAGTAAACCGTCTACGTTTCAAAGGTCAAGATTTCGCAGCGATTGCTGATTACGACCTGATGAGTGCGGTAATTGATTCAGCAAAAGCGGCTGGCACTAAAATCCGTGTAGGTAACGTATTCTCTGCTGATCTGTTCTACACCCCAGATCCACAAATGTTCGACGTGATGGAAAAAATGGGCGTGTTAGGCGTAGAAATGGAAGCCGCTGGTTTATACGGTGTTGCCCATGAGTTTGGTGCTCGTGCGTTATGCGTAGTAACCGTTTCTGACCATATCCGTACTGGTGAAAAAACCACTTCTGATGAGCGTCAAACCACCTTCAACGATATGATCACTATGACCTTAGATGCAGTGGTAACGCTGTAG
- a CDS encoding YtjB family periplasmic protein, whose protein sequence is MFNLKGLKNSHKISRLIQIAIALTLMVGLVQLWQTSLLQGQLLLKSQTQKMARLLVQQTAYSAAPALQLQNDEQLQWLASALVEDPKVMSAAIFSDQGMRLSFAQSLTNETIEPDSEEMNLLLSKFPPFVEPVIQDGKNLGYVEVRLDTKLFFDEIKEAHKLNMEQQQIMLLVAGLIGMLLSRAMSFKRADFDRRKARAKQALKARKKAASVSAKTSANAEQPTELTANSTENANLDKTVNEDTRQNNPATIAVNNNDELAQDALGIEAIGSQIPAKKSQTTKTTAAQIASTTVTRRAPSVGTVPSVAPTTAPSKPRVKAVRKENQTAKTVSDTLQVKATKTSEPSDLDTDTTG, encoded by the coding sequence GTGTTCAATCTTAAAGGGCTCAAGAATAGCCATAAAATCAGTAGACTAATTCAAATCGCCATCGCCCTGACCTTGATGGTCGGTTTAGTGCAATTGTGGCAGACAAGCCTACTACAAGGTCAGCTGCTTCTAAAGTCCCAAACTCAAAAGATGGCCAGATTACTGGTGCAGCAAACTGCCTATAGCGCCGCCCCCGCCCTACAATTGCAGAACGATGAACAGCTACAATGGTTAGCTAGTGCACTGGTTGAAGATCCTAAGGTGATGTCGGCGGCGATTTTTAGCGATCAGGGCATGCGCCTTTCATTCGCGCAAAGCTTAACGAACGAAACAATCGAACCCGATTCAGAAGAGATGAATTTACTCCTCAGTAAATTCCCACCCTTTGTCGAGCCAGTGATTCAAGATGGTAAAAACCTTGGTTATGTCGAAGTGAGACTTGATACCAAACTGTTTTTTGATGAAATCAAAGAGGCCCATAAACTCAATATGGAGCAGCAACAAATTATGCTGCTGGTGGCAGGGTTAATCGGCATGCTGCTTTCCCGCGCAATGTCCTTTAAACGCGCAGACTTCGACCGTCGTAAAGCTCGGGCCAAACAGGCGCTTAAAGCACGGAAAAAAGCCGCCTCAGTCTCAGCTAAAACATCAGCAAACGCAGAGCAACCTACTGAGCTAACAGCTAACAGCACAGAAAATGCCAACCTAGATAAAACGGTAAATGAAGATACTAGGCAGAACAATCCTGCGACAATAGCCGTTAACAATAATGACGAGCTTGCCCAAGATGCTTTAGGCATTGAAGCAATTGGCAGTCAAATTCCTGCGAAAAAATCTCAAACCACAAAAACAACCGCTGCGCAGATAGCAAGTACAACCGTCACCCGTCGAGCACCTTCAGTTGGCACAGTTCCCTCAGTTGCTCCCACCACCGCGCCAAGCAAACCTCGAGTCAAAGCGGTGAGAAAGGAAAATCAAACCGCAAAAACGGTTAGCGATACCCTCCAGGTCAAAGCAACTAAAACGAGTGAACCTAGTGACTTAGATACGGATACTACGGGTTAG